The DNA segment GTTTCACCGGATTACCTCATCAAAGATCGATATTGACATGGTCAGAATGGAGCTGAACTCGTACGTCGGAGCTGGTGTTTCGGATCTGGATGTGGCATGTTACGTTCTACTGCTTCTAATTCCTGCAAGGAAGAAGAATCAAAGATGATGAACTTGGCAAGCTCAGCTGCATGCTTAGAACTTGGTTAAAGATTATTGCTGCCAAGCGCTAAAAGATGTATCAGGTTTGAGATTTAAGGACACTGCCTTGTGTTTCACGAGTCTTTGGTTCTCTTCTTCAAGGAGGACGACCTTGTTCTCTAGCTCGTTCGTGTAAGCCTGTCATGAGATCCAAGCATGTCTAAGATATGGAGGAGGGCGAGAGAGGGGATCTGTTGAGCCTCCTTACCTGCCTCCTTGCTCGAGATCGAGCAGCTGACTCCCGGTTCTTGATCATTCTCTTCTGCCTCCGCTCTACCATCTTCTCGGCCACGTCCTCTGTTGCTACCCTCCTCCGTCGTCGTGAACGCGGCGGCGCGGTCGCTGCAGCAGCCGACGAATTGCTCCCTCGGCCGGGGGAACGCACTGCATGAGCGTCCGCAACACCAGAATCCGTGCCTTGTGCAGCCGCGCCCGCTTTCGGCAAGAAGTCCTTGACGGTCATTTCGCCGAGCACAGCGCGTTCACTGCTCCCCTCCTCGTGCCGCAGCTGGATGTCCCTCCACGCCTCGACAATGGTCTTCTTGCTCAGGACACGCGGCACGCCGCCGCTCCCACTGCAACGGAGCCCGTCGGCGACGAGAGGGGCATGCTCGAGGAGGTCGCCGAGGCTCAGGCCGTGCAGGGGCCCCCCCAGGCGGCTCTGGACCTCGTTGAGCGTGAGACCGTGGAAGGAACCGTGTTCGGCGTCGGTCAGAGGCTGCAACTGCTGATCCCGGCCGCCGCCATGATCAGCCATCGTCTCTAAGCACGCCATTCGCCAACTTGCTTGCTTGGAGATATAGGATCAGAGCAAAGCCCCAGGGGCCAGTGCCCACTTGCATGGTTCTTGGAATCCTACAAAGGCAGCTCCTTTTCTTATTTAACTCGTGATCCAGCCAACCAACAACTGCATGGAACATCCCGGGAGAGCTATTTGCAGGTTAAAATAAGAGAGCCAACAAACACAACACAATGAGCTGTGTCTTTCCCATACAAAAGATGGAAAGAAACCTAAATAACACAAGTGACCGAAAGATTTCATCATCTTCACCACAGAAACCTACTTCAAGAAAGCAGTAGAGAAAATGACAGAGAACCTAGTCAGAAGAAGTTGCAGAGGCTCCCAACTCTCTACTCGGAAGTGATGCAGACAGCTCCAAGAGTAAGGGAGGGAAATCACTCAACAGAACCCAGGTTCTTCTTGCCTCCTGTCCCTGTGCTTGGTGACATAAATGAGACAAACCTCCTACACCATGCGCTGGGGATTGGCATTGGCTTCTTGTTAACACTCATCATCATCCAGACGATCCGGTATTTGACAGACATGAATCCACTGTCTCCACGTTCAAATTCAATTGGCTATGACGATAGAACTTGCAGAACCTTTTCTGCTGTACAACCCCCCACCCAAAAGAAAAGAGGACATCGGTGTGCTCATCGCTTGGGGTTGTGCCAAGTGGTCAGATCTCTGAAAAGCAGCAACAGAGACAGAGGCAAAAGTATGGAAATGTCATTGCCTAGTTGAAGATGTGCCATGTGTCACTGGTTGATTCCCTTGCAAAAGATTAAGTACCTAAAACCTTTACAAAAGCACTGCATTGGTGATTGTTTAGCTTGTGAGCAAAACTGTTGAAGCTGCCCATTTCCTCATCCCACTTCTTCTTGTCCGTCCCTGATGCATGAGATCTAGCTTCTGCATTCGACCAAAATTCCCCAGCAAGAATCAGTTTGAATTAAAGCACGAGAAAGGACACTGGACTCTCTGTATGCATGTGTATGCACTATATACCGAGTCCCCATTCCTTGTGTCCTTTCTTCTTCGTTTAAGCTCAAGTTGCGTAATAGATGATGACTCACGGCTGGGAGGATTGTAACGGAGGGTCACTGTGGAGAAACGCTTTGTATCAGAACGACCTCTTGACCTTCACTCTTTCGAGGCAATTGGCTTTGTTCTTGGAAACGAGGGATCAACGCAAGTTCCGATGATGTATCGACTGCGTCCGCCGGTGCAGAAGTTGGCCGGCAGAAAAGCTTGAGATGAGCGAACTCGGTGATCGATAACGAAACTTGAAGTTGCAAGTTGGCTTCTTTTACCCAATTGCGGTGAAGTCTGTAGACACTCTTAATTAGTTGTCCTCCAAAATCCTATAAGAGATTAGGAGAGCAGAGTTACCATCGAAAGAACTCGAGAGCAATGGCTCTGCTCTGAATCATTTAGCATGTGTCAAAAGAATTGGATATTTTGTACTAAACTGACCCACTTAAGATGGGTTATGATTTTAATTGACTTCAAAACGAGTATGGATAGAAAGGTACTGAAATATTTAGTTAAATGTAAACTCCGGTAAGGTAAAAGTCATGACTATACATAAATCAGATTAAGATAATGAGTGCAAGTAGAAAAACACATACATAAATCAAATTCAGGACTGATTCATGCACTTGGGTACGTTGTTGGATTCATGCACCGATTAAAAAGAAGAGGTAAGAATCATAAAATCCTGAGACCAAGATCCgtcttcatcatttattcttagaaaaaaaaaattggtacATACCTTTTGTTATTCGTAAATGACTTTATGCAGGCAAAAAATTAGGTTAATACCAAAGGCCGATCGATCAAGAGCTTTATTCGCTTGCACGTGCTTGAAAGGACTTCTTGAGGGGGGGATTCCAGTCGTAATGTAGTTCCTGTCAAAACAAACAGGTGCTTTCTGCAAACTATTTAGCAAAACAAacaatgttttttattttattttattttggaagGAAACAGATGAAATCCCAATCAGGTGATTTATGTATATTTAGAAAAACATATACATAAATCTTAAGAACTTTCTTTTAGCCTTTATTAAGCCAACAATTTCAGCACTGTCTTGGCACACAGAAGATAGCGCAACCACAGCCGACGATCCCGTCCGTTCATAATATGCTGGCCGGACTAAACCAAGAAAAGAAATATCGCACGAGTACAAAAAATTGCAGGGGTCAGAAACACAGTGACATAGAAAAGTACATCCAAGAGTAATTACCAATATCTAAAACTAGAACTTGCTTATACTAAAAAGGAATGGACTAGCTCATTGATCACGATAGATAGCCCAAGAAAGTTCTCATGGAAAATTATCCATTCGTCATTGACCTACCAAAAAAGGGCTGATTGGCAACCAACTGAATCATCACAAagatgtcatcataaaaaagcgaCAAGAAATTGCTTAGTATGAAAAAAATACTTCAGTTATGGCAACAACTAATATGTTCAAATAACCAGGACAATTCAATAAATAACCACAAAAGCTCACTGTAGACATAGTAATACAGTGCCCGAGTGTCTACTTAACAAGGAGAACCTGAATCTTCTAAAAGTATCTCTGTATGTCTCCTGAAAGCATAGCCTTTATGTCTGATGGTTCATCACACCTTCCAGCTCCTCTAGTATGGATATATTTCATTGTAGCCTGATAATACCTGCATTCTAGTAAAAAGGCACTATTTATCATTCTTTCTAGCAACAATAATAATCAGAAAAAACCCCGAAGAAAGGTCTAGCTCTTACATATAGATATTGCGTCCAGTATGTTaaaaatcaaattaaaatttGTATTCTGCAAATGGCACAAAGAAACAAATATACTCGAAACTGAAGTTTGCAAGCCAGCAAAATAACCATAAATGGGTCATGGATAAATCTGTATAAAACGTTTTCAATGTAATATTCGTATATGTCTGTCTTTCAATTTTATTCATACTTTGCATAACCTGTAGAGGGCTTACAATAGACTTGATAGCCCTATTTTGGTTGATTTTTGTGGCCGTTTTAGTTCTATAAACGTAAGTTGTGTGCAGCTATCGTGCAGAGGCAAAACTGTCAAAAAATAGGTCATCCATGTATTTTGGAGGTTTTCTAGCTTCACAGAATGGTGCAGAGTGTCAATCAGTACAGCACCCTAGAGCTACCCAAGTGACAAATGGCTAGTGGGCCTTTGGGGTCTTGTCTAGGGCTGGTTCATTGTCTTGTTCCGTAATAGTGTCATGTGACcacttgtggggacttttggTTATGCAAGACCACCTTGGACCCTATTGCGCGACCATTCAAAGTTtgcaaagtctatgtttgtaatttacattatctatcaagtgtttgctgaaatatctATTTGTGGGATCTCGAGTTAAACATTTTCTCTAAATCGCCTTCTCTTTTGCAGGTCCTTATGGAACCATAAGAGGTTTTGGTGAGGCTGattctttgcggacgaacactcaAGAgtgtcacacgacttaggcaaaaccaaccaaGTCCGTGACATATGATATCAGAGTGAGACAAGCACACTTAAAAACACTTAGTATGCAAATGTGAGGAACCTAACGTGGCTGCATTGAGGGTAGCTAACATGCGCAACCGTTTGAGGGAAACAGGCATAAAGACATAGGGAAAGAAGTCGCTCAATGGAGCAAGCAtccgagattgacattcagaggaatgggcaATCCTTAGCGCGAGAGGCACCACGAgtacaagcaagctgggaagaacgcGTAATGTACAAAGATTGGGATGActaagtttgagctacgactcgacGTTTACAATCAAACTTGACAGTGCTAAAGGCAAAATGGGCGCTTGGCAAAGTGTGAGACCGTGCAAGGAGGGATGGATTGCTCGACGactaaaagagttgtgcaaagctcacagaggtgagaggaattgctaactcgaaggattcgatactcatgcaagggattgtatacggacgatggattgttcatgGCCAACCCAAAGCAACTTCTCTTCAGCATAGGAAGGATACgttcataggaggctgaagtgtgtagtaGGTTTAGCATGTTGCCAAGCCTTAAGGAGCATAACGAAGGCTATATGGGCGAagagttgcaatctagcaagtgcattcacGGTGGCAaaacaatacacagtttgtttagcaaggcAGAGTAGTAtagggggatggtggtctctgaaatttCTTAGGAGAAGGATGCAAAGAGAAAATTTGCTCTAACGGgacagatatccaagagggataagtcttgaTTCTCTACAGAGAAAATCATATGCAACGGGCCATACATGTGAAAAGGATATCTCAAGACAATAGCTCCATAAAGCCCAATGGACCGAGTGAGCGACgatgagtcatcgcatgatctcacaCATGGTAATGTCTTAGTGGACATATTGTGAGATCAAGTAAGGGAGCAATCTTAGGTAACACCAAACGaaagcacacttagagtcgatatgaaaATCGAATTCAATGAAGGTCTGACCTGTGAAATGGTGGGTGCAAgggctaccatcaactcaatgcaaacgaAGGAGCAAAACAACTTAGGTGGAACTTGGTGAAATGCCCAAGTCGTATAAAGGAAatcaacatagaagatggaacatagagcgAAGGGGTGAAGTTTTTCTTGAATAAAGGTTAAGGGCataaactcttgcaaaggcaagatcGAAATCATGTCGTTCCACGGGTCCCTCGTCCTGATGGAGCGAacttatcttgcatggtgccaaagtcgaagggagcttcgaggcacatgcaccttatctcagcgaagcaattgacgcagaaactaaggtgactcaacttgcaaaGGTGAAATTGGGGTTAGAAGACTTTGGCATGAAGCAAGAGAACACAAAAACAAATACTCTTGAAGGATATGTTGTAGTGTTATCATTCCAATTATCGCAAAAGAAACTGTGAACAGTGGAGATTGTGTTGGGGGCAGGGACCCAGGATTCAAACATTAACGCACCAATTTCAACAAAGTCAATGGACTTCGAGAGCTGCTAGGCAACATACTATTTTAGAGTTAAGCTTCGTCCGTGTGTAACCCAAGAACAAGTGAGCAAAAATCGATTGCTAAATGAACAAACACAATTGAAGGGGGTGGAAGCCCTGCGATGTACTGCTAGAGGCTACACATAGAAAGATCAcagtccgagttcatcccacaaagatgAAGATGTCATTAGGAGGCAACGTGGTGCAGCAGATCGTAGTGGAACAGTTCAAGGCAATACAACACATATGGGAAAAGTCCCGTTAGGGATTTGAGCATACAGAGGTATGGTCGGAAGCTACTGAGAGCCCAACTCCAGTGagcaacatgacggcaagaagggctatagattcaagaaatgaatattatgACACCACAAAGACGGATCTTACATGCGTGCACCAAATTTTTCATCAGATGAAAgctttggtcatcaacatatgagaGTCGTGTACCACCGAGAGAGATTCTAAGTGCAAGTGCCAATGAGCCCCATGAGGGGGACTtaatcatacaaaggtatgatcgaagagATTGAAAAGTTAAactgctccagagcttatattTGCTTGAGGGAGATCGACAAGTCAAGGACAAGGCCGAAAGAGCGAACGTTGTTACCAAGAACGCAAAAGTGAACAGAATCGATGCGATCCCTACAGCATGATAGCGAAGGCTATACGTGGAAGTgacagtttgtctttccatcgagcAAGAGGAACTGCTCGGAGAACACAGAGATATTGAAACAGGTGGTCAAAAAGAGCAAGAAAACGACGacaagtctagagggacttagctacccaaaaccaagcgttGATTAAGATAGAGGTGGACTCGAAGAAGTGCCACAATGTCGAAGAAGCGGATGTACCGATCACGAAGAAAGGGACACAGATGCAAGGCGACAGataatagggccatgggcatggtatcgccatggtatcgtagaggcaGGACTTTCGTTGAGTCAACAATCCCTTGCTTTCATGGAGAAAGAATATATGGTCATGAAAGGGGGACAAaaagtggagaatgcagaggaaaACTCCAAGTACTAAGACCACACCAAAAGGCAAAGACCACGGGATTTCATAAGACTGGTGTCGACGGGCTTCCCATTAAGATAGTCGAAAGTGGGGGACTTCAAGTCGATGTAGgagtgctcgaccaaggaacgaagtaggcaatacATGGTGTTGCATCTTTTCTACTTAGAGGAATAGGCGACGaaaatgatggagaagacgatacaatcctag comes from the Musa acuminata AAA Group cultivar baxijiao chromosome BXJ1-10, Cavendish_Baxijiao_AAA, whole genome shotgun sequence genome and includes:
- the LOC135595116 gene encoding ABSCISIC ACID-INSENSITIVE 5-like protein 2, which encodes MACLETMADHGGGRDQQLQPLTDAEHGSFHGLTLNEVQSRLGGPLHGLSLGDLLEHAPLVADGLRCSGSGGVPRVLSKKTIVEAWRDIQLRHEEGSSERAVLGEMTVKDFLPKAGAAAQGTDSGVADAHAVRSPGRGSNSSAAAATAPPRSRRRRRVATEDVAEKMVERRQKRMIKNRESAARSRARRQAYTNELENKVVLLEEENQRLVKHKAVSLNLKPDTSFSAWQQ